The Candidatus Eremiobacteraceae bacterium nucleotide sequence GAGGCACTTCATGTACGAGTGCGTCGGCGTGCCGTCGAGGTAGAAGTAGCACTCCTTGACGTCCTCGCCGTGGTTGCCTTCGTTGCCCGTGAGGCCGTAGAGGCGCTCTTTGAGGATCGGGTCCTTCTTGTTCCAAAGAGCGACCGCGAAGCAGAGGAACTGGTGATCGTCGGAGATCCCAGCGATGCCGTCTTCACCCCAACGATAGGCGCGCGAACGCGCGTGATCGTGCGGGAAATATTCCCACGCGGTTCCGCCGGCGCTGTAGTCCTCGCGGACGGTTCCCCATTGGCGCTCGCTCACGTACGGCCCCCAGCGACGCCATCGCGCTTTGCCGGCGGCGTCATCCTGGAGACGCTGCTCCTCGTGCGTCAGCGGGGTCATGGGCGTCTCTGCGCGGCCAACGTCATCCAAGCCTCCAGCGTCTGCGCCACCGACCAAGCTTGGGCGATGCAACCGCCCGGCGCATGCGGTGCGTCGCCGTCAAAAACTTCAGGGATCTGTCCGAGCCCGTATGCGAAGAGCGCATCCTCGAGCGGCGCGAGCAGCATTCGGGCTGCGCGCGCGTCACCGTACGCGCGATAGTGTGCGATCGCGTATGGGCCGAGCAGCCACGGCCAGACCGTTCCTTGATGGTACGCGCCGTCGCGCCGCGACGGATCACCTTCGTAGCGGCCGGCGTAGCGCGGATCGCTTGGGGCGAGCGTGCGCAAGCCGTACGACGTGAGGAGCGCTCTGCCGCAGGCGTCGACCACCTTGCGCATCCTCGTCTCGTCGAGCAGCGGCTCCGGCAGCGAAATCGCGAAGATCTGGTTCGGCCGCAATGATGCGTCCGCTCCGTCCGGACCATCGAGGACGTCGACGCAGAAACCGAGATCCTGGCGCCAAAATCGCTCGAAACCCGCGCGAGCGTTTGCGGCAAGGCCGTCGAACTTCGCGGGCGATCCGGCCGTCGTCATCGCGAGCCGGCCGGCGGCTGCGAGTGCGTTGACCCAAAGCGCATTCACCTCGACGGGTTTGCCGATGCGCGGCGTGATGACGTTGTCGCCGACCTTCGCGTCCATCCACGTGAGCTGGACGCCCGCCTCGCCGGCGGCGAGCAGCCCGTCCGTCTCGTCCATCTTGATTCCGTGACGCGTGCCGCGAACGTGCCAGTCGACGATCGTGTCGACGACCGGTAGCATCTCGCGCGCGAACGCGGCGTCTTGCGCACTGCTCGCGCACCGCTCGATCGCGAGGATGTACCAAAGCGTCGCGTCGACCGTGTTGTACTCGGGCGCGCCGCCCGTGTCGGGGAACTGGTTCGGGATCATGCCGCGATCGACGAACCGCGCGAACGTCCGGAGCACCGATCGCGCGACGTCGAAGCGGCCGGACCCCAGCGTGAGGCCGGGGAGCGATATCATCGTATCGCGCCCCCAGTCCGTAAACCACGGATAGCCGGCGATGACGGTATCGCCTTCACCGCGCTTGACGATGAACTGGTGTGCCGCGAGCCCCAGGCGATCGATCCACGGCTCGTCCGAGCCTGCGGTCTGTGTGGCACGCAAAGCGGACGCGACATCGCGCTCGCGCGCCGCGAATGCCTCCCACTCGTCGTCCTCGGGCGCGGCCGGCGTTTCGCTTTCGGCGCCGAGAGCAATCGCGCAGCCGGCGCCTTGTGCGAGCGTGATGCTGCCGTGCGCCGCGCAGATGTGATCGTCTCGCGCATCGAGCCCGCGCTCGCGTTCGCGCGCAAGATCGAACCCGTAGTACCACGAGCCGTCGAGCACCCACGCTATCGCGTCCGACATCGCCCAACCCGCCGGCGCACCCGGCGCGGTGGCGAATCGGAAGCCCCCGTGCGACGGCTCGAGCGTCGGCGGCGCACCGCTCGCGCGCGTCGAGCCGTGATGGTCGCGCCCGTCGATGAAGAGGGTGATGCTGAGGTCGACCGGAGCGGACGCGCGCGCGACCTCGTAGCGGACGAACGTGATGTTCGCGCCGCGCTTCATCCAAATGCGCTTTTCGAGGATCGCGTCGGCGAACGCATAGCGCCAGACCGGCGCGGTGCCATCGAGCCTGAACGATTCGATCGACGTGAAGCCGCGCGGATCGACCGTGCCGTCCGCCCAGCCGTTGGCGCCGAGCGCGTAGGCGCGCCCGTCGTAGGTCACCGACTCGTCGACCTTAGGGACGAGCAGCGTACGGCCCGCGGGCGGCGAGGTGGCGGCGACGAGCAGGCCGTGGTAACGGCGCGTCAAGACGCCCGCGACCGTACCGCAGGCATAACCGCCGAGCCCGTTTGTGACGAGCCACTCGCGGCGCTCGGAAAAAGCGAGATCCGCGCACGAGGTGCTGCCGAAGCGGATGGTCAACGGCCGCCCGGCCTCAGTGATGATCTCGGCGGATCGGTTTGCGACGTGACCGCATCTCGTCGATGAGCTCGACGATGCCGGCAGCGGCCGCTGCCAGTAGGCGTTCGCCCTTTTCCGCCGTCGCCTTCGTGGGATCGCCCATGACGCCGCTCTCCGAGATCGCGCTCCAATGCTCCATCATCGCAAGCGGACCGTCGCCGGCGATAAGATCGGTCCAATAATTCTTCGTCGGCTCGTGCGATAGATCGCGCGACGCCTTCGACATGTCGACGAGGTCGGGACGCAGCGCCAGATAGATCGACGTCTCGAACTCGCAAGCATGGTTCATCCCGCCGACCTTGTCGGATTCTCTCAACGACTCGGCGACCTCGCGCACTCCAGGCGCCGCCCAGTAGTTGACGGCAGCCGCGAGCGCGCCGGTTTGCACGACGGTGAGCCTCGCCATGATGTCGACGAACGGCGTGTTGCTGCCGTGGCCGTTGACGATGAGGATACGCTCGAAACCGTGACGCGCTAGACTCGTACAGACGTCGACGCCGTAATGGATGAACGTCTCGGCGCCGATGGTTATCGGACCCGGAAAATCCATGTGGTGCGGCGTGAACCCGTGGATGATCGGCGGCACGAGAACGGCGCGGTCCGCCGCTGCCTCCGCAGCTCGCTCGCACGCGGCGACGCATAGCCGGACGTCGGTATCGATGGGCAGATGCTTGCCGTGGTCTTCAAGTGTCGCCGTTGGGACGACAGCGACCTTGCGCGCTTCGACGGCCGCCTTCACTTCCGGCCACGTCAATTCGCCGTAGCGGTATTTTTGCTGCGTCACGCGCCCGTTTTCAGCCGAAGGGCGGGTCGTACCTTGACCCGCCCTCCCGCTTCGATCAGTACTTCGTGCTGATGAAGAACGTCCAGACGCGCGGTACCGGCGAGTTCGCTTCGTTCTCGTACGGCAAGCGGCCCAGGTTGTACATGAAAGGTTCGCAGCCGAGCGTCTGGCCCGGCGCGCACTGGTTCGGATTGAAGCCCGAGCCCGGTCCGGAGCTACCGAGGCCGTTGGGCACGTAGAAGCCGTTGTTGCCCGGGTTGGTTCCGGTACCCGTCGAGCCGGTATAGTTGCCGAGGATGTTCTCGACGCGAATGCCGACCTCAGTGCCGTTCGAGTTACGGCCGAGCTCGTGGGCGACCGTCAGGTTGACGAACGCGACCGGGATGCCCCGGATCGATCCCGGATCATCGCCTTCCGGCGTGCCGCGCGACGCCGTGATGTTCGGCTGGAACACCGTGCCCGGGTTCGCCGGGTCGGTGAAGTAGTACGCGTCCGCCGACGTGCCGGGGCCACAGGTGTTCTCCGCGAGATCCGTGTTGAGCACTTTGACGGGGATCGCCGGAAGCGACGGATCGCAGAAGTTCGCGAAGACCCAGACTTTCTT carries:
- a CDS encoding amylo-alpha-1,6-glucosidase, whose protein sequence is MTIRFGSTSCADLAFSERREWLVTNGLGGYACGTVAGVLTRRYHGLLVAATSPPAGRTLLVPKVDESVTYDGRAYALGANGWADGTVDPRGFTSIESFRLDGTAPVWRYAFADAILEKRIWMKRGANITFVRYEVARASAPVDLSITLFIDGRDHHGSTRASGAPPTLEPSHGGFRFATAPGAPAGWAMSDAIAWVLDGSWYYGFDLARERERGLDARDDHICAAHGSITLAQGAGCAIALGAESETPAAPEDDEWEAFAARERDVASALRATQTAGSDEPWIDRLGLAAHQFIVKRGEGDTVIAGYPWFTDWGRDTMISLPGLTLGSGRFDVARSVLRTFARFVDRGMIPNQFPDTGGAPEYNTVDATLWYILAIERCASSAQDAAFAREMLPVVDTIVDWHVRGTRHGIKMDETDGLLAAGEAGVQLTWMDAKVGDNVITPRIGKPVEVNALWVNALAAAGRLAMTTAGSPAKFDGLAANARAGFERFWRQDLGFCVDVLDGPDGADASLRPNQIFAISLPEPLLDETRMRKVVDACGRALLTSYGLRTLAPSDPRYAGRYEGDPSRRDGAYHQGTVWPWLLGPYAIAHYRAYGDARAARMLLAPLEDALFAYGLGQIPEVFDGDAPHAPGGCIAQAWSVAQTLEAWMTLAAQRRP
- a CDS encoding creatininase family protein translates to MTQQKYRYGELTWPEVKAAVEARKVAVVPTATLEDHGKHLPIDTDVRLCVAACERAAEAAADRAVLVPPIIHGFTPHHMDFPGPITIGAETFIHYGVDVCTSLARHGFERILIVNGHGSNTPFVDIMARLTVVQTGALAAAVNYWAAPGVREVAESLRESDKVGGMNHACEFETSIYLALRPDLVDMSKASRDLSHEPTKNYWTDLIAGDGPLAMMEHWSAISESGVMGDPTKATAEKGERLLAAAAAGIVELIDEMRSRRKPIRRDHH